From the Bombus affinis isolate iyBomAffi1 chromosome 4, iyBomAffi1.2, whole genome shotgun sequence genome, the window TAATCACAAGAGGAGATAGAAAAGGTAAACAAAAAAGGAATCCGTAAGATTCACAAGTGCTAATGCTTTGGTAGCACACTTATTGAGAAAGAGTACAGAAATGTCTACAGTTCGTTACCAGTTTTGAAAGTTTTTCATGCACACACTTCGAGAAATTGCCGGCTTCTACATGGGGTCAGACACAGGACGCTACCCTTTAAAATAGATCTTACTTCCCTCGATCTAAGAACAGTTCTACTATTCCAGTATATTTATAGCTATATTACCGAAGGTATTACAAACGTAGAGTAAATGTGGctttatatattgtaatatgttgtatattgttaaatattgGGTAACGCATCAAAAGAGGATTGTCATAATTGTCATAATTGCTATAAAGtatataacataacactacaatttttctacataattttatatatatatgtacatataataacagtattaatataataatattagacAAATGGAAGCATTTTTATCAAAGGGAAAGTTTTTTAATCAATCAACTAACCTTAGTGAataatgtatgtatacatatattacgaAGAGCttaataaagatatatattcatatatgtaaGTATATTCATAAGATTCATTGAAGTGACAAATAATAAGAATCTAAGGAGTAGAtttgtattaatttaaatttaacaaTGTTTTGAATTGCTTCAAATTGTCGAATTTATAAATCTGATTAGATGatcaaaaatttaaataatagcaAGCACTTACGTACTCGTTTACTTTATCTGTCTAAATATAATCGTTTAATTACATAATTTGATAATGAACAAATTTAATTTTCGATTAAGTTCAAACTAAAAAGGAAccattatatttaaataaatattttatattatacgtttatgtataaacaaataataaaaaaattttattaaatgccATATACGCACGTTAAATCCATTTGATGCAAAACTCACTTCATTCGGCATAATTACGATAATTGTATTATTTACTATATATTCACAAGGAACGTATCACCTTATAACTATTATATCATTCAATTCAGTTTATTTATAAATGTCGTTTGCAAATTAAACTATAAACGGTACTTATTCTAAAAGAATTCGATGCACAATATTATAATTATCGGCTCAACTGGATGATCGTACAATTTTTACAACTACAATCATATTTACTGAATGATGAAACAATCTTGATTCAAGGTCGCTGCTTACTGATAATATGTTTTTAGATATTCTTTTTATAGCGTAAAAACTTGTAAAGCGTTTAAGATAGAGATGTTGAAAAATAACTTAactaattttatattactttcaagTAATTTGAACAATAATGGCACTActcgttaaaaaaaaattataaaatgaatGATATTTCGCTTATAATATCATGTCCTTTTAACAATTATCTCAAAAGtacaaagtatatgtatataataatttttcaatgtcaTCTTATAATAAATaggtataaatgtataaatgaataaatgtaTCTTTATATAACTACACATGTATACAATACAACAAGCATATAACACAAATACAGTATAGAACAACATAACAATAAATTATATTCATGTACATATAGTTTCCCTATAAATACTACATCTATTGAGAGTTATAAATGAGAAtaaattgaaaaagtaaaaacattGTCATTATCTTAAAATAATCCAAAAATATATCTGCTTAACAAAAATAAGACCTCGAGTTTGTTACCCGGGCTAGCCATTTATATCACTCAATCGATCTCGCGACTTTacaatattagtatataatgtaaaaACTGTGATGAAATTAAAGATAATCAACTTTActtcattaaaaataataaagaaataacaTATTCTgtagtaaaatattttttatgttgTTTCATAATGCGATATACAAAtttgaataatattaatatatttatgttAGTAGCGACATCTTAgaaatcgttataacttataggtTAGTTGACGATAGAGGTTAGGTGATATATCAAACGTTGATGTAAACAGATAACCGAATTTGTAATATAATCGTATAGTTTCAAGATCACGTTTTGTCTCGTGATTTTTGACGTACTTAATTATATATCCCAATGACAGCTTTACATCGTGCGTTATATACATGGTTTAATCTTTTGATTTTTCTGATTCTGCTTGTCTTGAGGCTCGATCAGAGGACACAATGGAATTGGTTTATTGTTTTTATTCCACTGTGGTTGTTTGATCTCATAGTTTcagttaatattattattaatatcattacTCTTTTTAAAAATGGACGTATTGATCATTTACCCCGGGAAGTAAGTTTTTTTCATCAAAGACTATTACTCGCatataaattgtaaatattactAATTAATTTGTTAATAAGAAGATTGCAAAAATTTTCACTTTAATTTGTAGTATACTATTCCTTTAattatatgaataaataaaaaatgtattgtCCATTCTACTGCTAATAAGaattttgttaaaaagaaaACTTAATTTGTTATGTATTGAGTGACAAATTATATGTAACattcattattaattatatgtaaCATTCATTCATTGAAATtcttgaaaatataatatttcatacaaAAAGTTAAGCTTATGAATTTGATATAAACATGTAATGTGATAAAATTGGgtacttattatattttatgaatGCTGAAAATATCTTCTTTTCAGATGTGGTATACATCAGTTATGCTCATGAAAATAAGTGCCCAAATTTTAATATGTTTGAAATTAGAAGCACCACATTGGTTTTTACCAGCAAAACTTGTTTTGGGACCATTTTGGATTCTTCTTCCAGCATTGGCAGTTGATGTCTTTATAAATTTGATGCATCATTATCGATATTAACAATGACCAAATCACAGCCGATTCagaaatattacaataaatgtATGTAATATCTACCATGTTTTATATGAATACAGTTTGTATaaattaactttaattattattgataTAATTATTATCAATGCCGTCAAAATTATGTTGATTTCAAATATAAACAATGGctatattttttgtatatttgAGGATCACTTTTTTAACTtaaaaacattttgaaaaagagtagtaatttattatttattttcatctcatatgtatatgttatatAATGATTAATTAATAGGTACAATGTGTGTAAATACTTTTCTGACTTtagattttattttacataccAGTCTTTTTTGAATAGTAAAAGTGACAAAGTATATAGTGCATGTTTAGATAGTATGGTAGTCACAAGATGCCACTCTAGTTTACTATAAATACTCTATTGCACAAGGATGAATAGGACAAAGATATAAATAAGTAACTCTACCTCGGATCCATTATTGAAGCTTTTCTCATTAGTTCATAAGACTGTCATCTCTTACAAACAATAAAGTGACTGTAATATTttttagtatatttattaatatataaaataaataatagtgAAACATTAGAAAGAATTTATGTACTTACCTTTACTGTTATGCAACATGGTTCATTGACAAATGTCTTGCTTGCATTGTGCATATGATAATTATTCCAGCAACCATCTGTTACATTTAAAGTCCTACAccattgaaattctttcaatgAAAATGATCAGTGGAATTGGAATGTAATTGTTAGTAGAACACAGTACGAATGATACAAAACATTTTGCTAGTTTAGTTGATAGTAGAACAAATTCTGTAAcagtatttatacatttttactaTGAATTTTTTAATCTAAGTATTCCTTTTGTGTGAATAGAACTTATGAATTCATAAAGTGAATAAATCAACAATTTTATAGTGATCTACTGAGCTGGATATAAGTAACATGCAGCAGGTAGAATGACCAGATCTGTTTTTACTATGTTACATTAAATATCTATATAGTttacaataattaaaaaattaacaataaattttgcaaaaacTAAGATTAATACTATAAATTAAGCtatctaaatattaaatataaaaatactaaatattacaaattatcaTATATACAAGTTTATAATTTGAactcattatttattaatatttaaataaataaatatatactctatccaatcatatttattatttttattgcaatTCTATTTTACAGATGAATgtgatttattttatatttctatgtttattattatcattaacgAAAAGTGGAGCTAATGAAGATCAAGTTACAGTGACAAAAGTTCCAGCAGGTCATATAGCTGAACTTCCATGTTTGAGCAGTGATGATCATCATCGTTTTATGTTTTGGCACCTTACTGGTAATAATCGCATTATTGGGCCTGGAAATTTAATGGATGAAAACAAATATAATTATGAAGTGTTAACAGGAAAGCTTTTCATAAGGGTAagtaattattgtaaatattcCTCTTACAACTTTTAGGTATTTTATCTTAAgaaattatatcttttattaGAGTGTATCAACAGCTGAGTCTGGTTTCTATAAGTGCTTTTCCAAAGGTATATCAGATCGTTCTAATATCACTAGTAATACTATTGAATTAATAGTTAAGAAAGATTGGGAAGATCTTTGGGAAAACGATTTTGAGGTATGTTaaaatacgttatatcttcaataaatatatctttCCTATTTGTTTTCAATACTCTCTTTCTTATAGACAAATTTATTACGGGGTATGGCTGCTGTTATGGTAATAGTTGTTGCTATAGCTATTGTTCTTTTCATTATCACAACAAAAAGGAGACACAATCGCAATTTTTTtggtaaatattataaattgatatgtaaaacaaaatatcatatttttatgtttaattAATGTGAATTATTTCAGATTTGGAAGAATCAAGAGAAAATTCTCCTGCAAAATATACGCCAAATATCTATACTGTTCCTCCACCATCTATGTCTATACCAACAATTGATGAAGGTGGTATTGATAATGAAGCTCTTGACATTGATTTCCCAAGAGTATTTAATCAAATGCAGaaataatgaataattttgtaatatattcaaagaaattttgtttcatggtgaatgcaatataaagacatatacacatacatacatagccatattcaaatttatatacatatacattgatTTAGGAATTGTGCCATGAAGACACAAAATACATAATCATTTCATAAGTaaaaaaatagttttaataaatGTTTTGTAGATGAGGATTCTCTTACaacatattgtatatatatttatgtatataaataatgaTTAAATAGTTTAATTATATGTTTGAGAATTTGCAGCTGTTCCATGAGTAGTGTTCAACATACTATCATTCGTTacatcttcttcatcttcttcttcttcctcttcttcaggTTCCACTTCAGTTTCTAATAATCTTATTTTCCTATTGTTTTCACTTAAAACAGCGGCCACTTTTCGCGCACCACTGACTGCTATTTTTTTAGCAGTTATACCTTGAAAAGGTCGTGGCCAACTGTTACCTAAAAGATCTGCTAAACTAATTGCATTCTTATCTTGATTTTCAAAAATTCGGACGTTATTCAATGGCAATTGTACAAGATACGATGCATGTGTATGTTTGTTAAGTAACAGTAAACTGAGATGTTCGTTAGAGTAAAATTGTAGATCAACTACAGTACAGTCTATGTATGTTTTGGAATGAGATTCTGTAAAAAACAAACGTTATGTTACTTTAAAGaatcaaattattaaatatatttatagtaaAATAACAAACCTGATTTATAATCTGTATCTATAGTACTTAATTTAAACCTAAGAGAAATAGGTTCTATGCACGAACACTCGACTTTAAACAGTCGTAATATTTGATGGTCAGCATCACATGTAGCTACTAGCAAACTATCATTGTTTGTTACAACTTGCGATGATGTAAATCCTATAGACGGCGACAAAGCAATATTTGATATGGTAAAATGTTCAATTAATCCTTGGTAAGACTCACGAAAAACATTATGTATAGCAGTAATTAATTTCGCATGAGACTGTAATAAGGAATAATTAAGGTCTTGTTTCACAATAAGAGGATGATCACGAAGACAATGATTTTCATCGAGCATAGTAGCCCATTCGCTTCCTTCATGAGTTAGACAAGTTTGTAAATTCTCCCGTCGCAAGTATTGACCTAACTTTTCTAAATTCACCCCTTTTCTTCCTCCAACACCAGATTCAGTTTTATCAAAACCGCGCAAAAATTCGGCGATAAATGTTAACTCTTGTTGACTGACACGACTTACTTCAGATGGTATTCTTTCATCTGACAGCCTTAAAATTGCAACGTATAACCaccttaaaataaaaatataaaataggagaaatagaaatagaaatagtaGAAATATtggataataattttatttttaaacgtaCCGGAAAAACGCTTTATAGTCACGCATGCTATGATCTATCACTTGTTGAATTTCAGAAGATTTTGCTAAAAAAGCTTCTGATGCATGAAGAGCATTAGTTATAATAGTCTCATCAGTAAGTCCTAGTAATTCATACGAGCCACCTAATCTGACCATTCCTCTCATTTCAGCTAATTGGTATACGAGGGCCATCCCAACGCTAGTTAAATTTTTTAAGACTAATTTCTACAAAATAGGAATGGATTGTTGTGATATAgataaattaaagaaattatcACCAAATATTACCATCGTACCTGTATATTACTATAACACATTTCAATGCTATGTCCTAATTTTTTTAAACCCTTTTCAGTCAAATCACGCAGCAAGAAATTCTCTAAGTTTTGGGTAGGTATACCAATCATTAACAGTTCTAAAAAGTCCGCAGCAACTCCACCAGGTGGATTTGTTTCTGCATATCGTGCAAGTTTTTCATCCATTTCCAAAAGAATTGTCTCCCACGCTTCAGATATTGCCATTAACGTACGTGAAAGATAATCCATCAAGTATTCGATATTAGCTTGAGCTTGTGCTACCTCAAATTTAGataaaaaatttatagaaatttaatattattttaaaataaacttttaaaatatattaagcAAAAAACCTTTAAAAAAGCTGTGTCTTGTTCCAACAGTGGACACCATAATCTACTTGCTTTGATGCCAATATTATCCTTCCATGTAATCCACATTGATTTGCCAAATCCACcactaatttctaatatttgacCATGACCAACAGAAATTGTACCACAATAGAACATTCCAAATATATACATTGCGACATTTCCATCATCTAAGCCAAGCTACAGCATATACAATTATCTATAGATGATCACAATGTTAATATTCCAAAACATACATGATATTTAAACTTACAAAAAGTATATCTAAAGTTTGAGATAAAACTTCCTTGCGTTCTGATTCTTGACCAAAACCTCTATTTAAACTAGGTAAAGGTGGCAGATATTCTCCAGTCGGTAGCATATTTGCTTTGCTACCGTTTAACAAAGTATCACTTTCTAAATTTGCTAATGGTAACCATGTCATACACGTAATTGCATTGTGCAACATTAACTTTGttctatgtataatatttttattctcaATATCTACAAGACACACTAATTTAGAGACTTCATAACAAATCGCTAGAAGTTTTCCATCTGGTCTCCATGCTAAATTCGTTATAGTATCAGATTCCTCTTGAGGACTCAACAACCATACTCTTTGCCATGTTAATCTATGTAACGTAACTTCTCCTATAAAAATCATTTTAATAAAGAtaacattatttattacatttatgatATTCAAGAATTCCTACTATTATAAATAAAACTGATATTGTGATGAATCAAACTctgataatatttattaaaaaattaataatatgtttttattaacttatgtataaataattaatatcaacTATAAAGTGttatagaaatttaaataaCTGAAAAACTTCAACTTTTTATTTACTAAATGAAAAATCTAACCTTTCACATTTGCGATTGCTAAGAGATCCATTTTTGGAGACCATTGCATCCGTGTTACTTCAACTAGAAGTTGTCTTTCTTCTAATTGTCTCATACTACCTGCCATTTTTGTAATATTGATCAGAATTTAACTTTCAACAACATTCTGTCGAACTATTGGAAACCGCACTTTGAGGTTATGTTTGCCATCGgtatattttgtttataaataacacaacattgcatatatatacataaaagtaCGAAAACCAGTTTTTCTACATACATCTAGAATCGAAAGCCAAGACAAAGTGTTCAAACCAATCA encodes:
- the LOC126915520 gene encoding transmembrane protein 60; this encodes MTALHRALYTWFNLLIFLILLVLRLDQRTQWNWFIVFIPLWLFDLIVSVNIIINIITLFKNGRIDHLPREMWYTSVMLMKISAQILICLKLEAPHWFLPAKLVLGPFWILLPALAVDVFINLMHHYRY
- the LOC126915516 gene encoding uncharacterized protein LOC126915516 isoform X1, with product MQQMNVIYFIFLCLLLSLTKSGANEDQVTVTKVPAGHIAELPCLSSDDHHRFMFWHLTGNNRIIGPGNLMDENKYNYEVLTGKLFIRSVSTAESGFYKCFSKGISDRSNITSNTIELIVKKDWEDLWENDFETNLLRGMAAVMVIVVAIAIVLFIITTKRRHNRNFFDLEESRENSPAKYTPNIYTVPPPSMSIPTIDEGGIDNEALDIDFPRVFNQMQK
- the LOC126915516 gene encoding uncharacterized protein LOC126915516 isoform X2, giving the protein MNVIYFIFLCLLLSLTKSGANEDQVTVTKVPAGHIAELPCLSSDDHHRFMFWHLTGNNRIIGPGNLMDENKYNYEVLTGKLFIRSVSTAESGFYKCFSKGISDRSNITSNTIELIVKKDWEDLWENDFETNLLRGMAAVMVIVVAIAIVLFIITTKRRHNRNFFDLEESRENSPAKYTPNIYTVPPPSMSIPTIDEGGIDNEALDIDFPRVFNQMQK
- the LOC126915500 gene encoding anaphase-promoting complex subunit 4, whose product is MAGSMRQLEERQLLVEVTRMQWSPKMDLLAIANVKGEVTLHRLTWQRVWLLSPQEESDTITNLAWRPDGKLLAICYEVSKLVCLVDIENKNIIHRTKLMLHNAITCMTWLPLANLESDTLLNGSKANMLPTGEYLPPLPSLNRGFGQESERKEVLSQTLDILFLGLDDGNVAMYIFGMFYCGTISVGHGQILEISGGFGKSMWITWKDNIGIKASRLWCPLLEQDTAFLKVAQAQANIEYLMDYLSRTLMAISEAWETILLEMDEKLARYAETNPPGGVAADFLELLMIGIPTQNLENFLLRDLTEKGLKKLGHSIEMCYSNIQKLVLKNLTSVGMALVYQLAEMRGMVRLGGSYELLGLTDETIITNALHASEAFLAKSSEIQQVIDHSMRDYKAFFRWLYVAILRLSDERIPSEVSRVSQQELTFIAEFLRGFDKTESGVGGRKGVNLEKLGQYLRRENLQTCLTHEGSEWATMLDENHCLRDHPLIVKQDLNYSLLQSHAKLITAIHNVFRESYQGLIEHFTISNIALSPSIGFTSSQVVTNNDSLLVATCDADHQILRLFKVECSCIEPISLRFKLSTIDTDYKSESHSKTYIDCTVVDLQFYSNEHLSLLLLNKHTHASYLVQLPLNNVRIFENQDKNAISLADLLGNSWPRPFQGITAKKIAVSGARKVAAVLSENNRKIRLLETEVEPEEEEEEEDEEDVTNDSMLNTTHGTAANSQTYN